A single genomic interval of Pomacea canaliculata isolate SZHN2017 linkage group LG5, ASM307304v1, whole genome shotgun sequence harbors:
- the LOC112565355 gene encoding zwei Ig domain protein zig-5-like isoform X1, which translates to MVHLAASICVFFLVCFPILTSAFVKTDLVSLANERLLRSNQQSWLEFADNRTGVEIGATLFESISLGCLAVGSSKPTIYWLKDGVVIRGSPTVVELETNTEEKMQVSSTESHLYLNCLDSSHSGEYTCVALIPGREISMTMNLAVTDDRGYTSCLIEQPTEGEEARVYMWTRGRLEYQSKDVQLFCRGYGTPQPEIKWLDTNGTLIESSEKYTIDSSGDLIIRNINSENEGVYMCGAINSKGAQAMPVFLYVILPPE; encoded by the exons ATGGTTCACCTGGCAGCATCCATCTGTGTCTTTTTTCTCGTCTGCTTCCCGATTCTGACCTCAGCATTCGTCAAG ACTGATCTTGTGTCGCTGGCCAATGAGAGATTACTGCGGTCGAACCAGCAATCTTGGCTTGAGTTTGCCGACAACAGAACCGGCGTCGAAATCGGGGCCACATTATTCGAATCCATCTCGCTGGGCTGCTTGGCCGTTGGCTCCTCCAAACCTACCATCTACTGGTTGAAGGACGGCGTAGTCATACGG GGTTCGCCAACAGTGGTGGAGCTGGAGACGAACACCGAGGAGAAAATGCAGGTATCCAGCACAGAATCCCATCTGTACCTGAACTGTTTGGACAGCAGCCACAGTGGTGAATACACCTGCGTGGCTTTAATACCCGGCAGGGAGATTAGCATGACCATGAACCTCGCCGTCA CTGATGATAGGGGCTACACTAGCTGTCTCATCGAACAGCCTACCGAAG GTGAGGAGGCCAGAGTCTACATGTGGACTAGGGGGCGCTTGGAGTATCAATCCAAGGACGTGCAGCTCTTCTGTAGAGGATACGGTACTCCACAACCCGAAATCAAGTGGTTGGATACCAACGGCACCCTGATCGAGAGCTCCGAGAAGTACACT ATTGATAGTAGTGGGGACTTGATCATCCGAAACATTAACTCTGAGAACGagggtgtgtatatgtgtggtgCTATAAACTCGAAAGGAGCGCAAGCCATGCCTGTCTTCCTCTATGTCATTCTTCCACCAGAATAA
- the LOC112565355 gene encoding neural cell adhesion molecule 1-like isoform X2: protein MVHLAASICVFFLVCFPILTSAFVKTDLVSLANERLLRSNQQSWLEFADNRTGVEIGATLFESISLGCLAVGSSKPTIYWLKDGVVIRGSPTVVELETNTEEKMQVSSTESHLYLNCLDSSHSGEYTCVALIPGREISMTMNLAVSEEARVYMWTRGRLEYQSKDVQLFCRGYGTPQPEIKWLDTNGTLIESSEKYTIDSSGDLIIRNINSENEGVYMCGAINSKGAQAMPVFLYVILPPE from the exons ATGGTTCACCTGGCAGCATCCATCTGTGTCTTTTTTCTCGTCTGCTTCCCGATTCTGACCTCAGCATTCGTCAAG ACTGATCTTGTGTCGCTGGCCAATGAGAGATTACTGCGGTCGAACCAGCAATCTTGGCTTGAGTTTGCCGACAACAGAACCGGCGTCGAAATCGGGGCCACATTATTCGAATCCATCTCGCTGGGCTGCTTGGCCGTTGGCTCCTCCAAACCTACCATCTACTGGTTGAAGGACGGCGTAGTCATACGG GGTTCGCCAACAGTGGTGGAGCTGGAGACGAACACCGAGGAGAAAATGCAGGTATCCAGCACAGAATCCCATCTGTACCTGAACTGTTTGGACAGCAGCCACAGTGGTGAATACACCTGCGTGGCTTTAATACCCGGCAGGGAGATTAGCATGACCATGAACCTCGCCGTCA GTGAGGAGGCCAGAGTCTACATGTGGACTAGGGGGCGCTTGGAGTATCAATCCAAGGACGTGCAGCTCTTCTGTAGAGGATACGGTACTCCACAACCCGAAATCAAGTGGTTGGATACCAACGGCACCCTGATCGAGAGCTCCGAGAAGTACACT ATTGATAGTAGTGGGGACTTGATCATCCGAAACATTAACTCTGAGAACGagggtgtgtatatgtgtggtgCTATAAACTCGAAAGGAGCGCAAGCCATGCCTGTCTTCCTCTATGTCATTCTTCCACCAGAATAA